The Streptomyces sp. NBC_00454 DNA segment CCGCGCTCGCCGCCGCCTCCTTGGGCGCCACCGCGTTGTGGACGGGGATCCCCGAGGCGGTCTTTCCGGTGGTCACCGCGAACTTCCCGACGGCCACGGTCGCCAGATAGCTCGCCATCGGCTCCGGGCTGTGCCAGGCGAACGCCGTCCGCCCGTCGGCTTCCTCGGTCCGGGAGCTCAACTCCCCGTTGGACGCGACCTCGTACCCCTTGGGCACGGTGACCCTGATGTCGTAGGTGGCCTTGTCGCTCGGGTGGTGGTTGCCCGGGAACCAGGCCATCGACCCGACCGGCTCGCCGACGCCGACCGCGCCGTCCCCGTCCGCGGTGGGGATCCAGCCCTCCTGGGAGCCGTCGGGATCCGTGAGGGGCTTGGGCACGCCGGCGTAGTCGATCTCCGTACGGAAGACCTCGCCCCGCTTCAGGTCCTTCGCGGGACGCACGGTCAGTTCCTTGCCGGTCCGGTTGAAACGGGCCCCGGCGCCCTGCACGGTGACCTCCTCGACCTCGAGCCCGCTGAGATCGAGGTTGAAGGAGCTGAGCCCCTGCTCGGCGCGCGCGGTGATGACGGCCGTGGCGTCCATCTTCCCGGTGGCGGGGTCGTAGTCGAAGTCCAGGTCGTAGTGGTCGACCTGATAGCCGCCGTTGCCGGCCTTCGGGAAGAACGGGTCGCGCACCCCCGACGCACCCGGCCGCCCCTGCACGGTGCTGCCCGTACAGCCCGCGGTGAGGGCGAGCAGGGCGGCGACGGCGGGGGCGGCGAGACGGGAAAGAGAGCGCGGATACACGCTCTCGACCCTACTTCCCTGTCCGGCGTGACTGCTCGGACTACTTGTCGAGCGAGTCGGCGCCGGCCTTGGCGAACTTCTCGTCCAGGTCGCCGCTCGGGGCGCCGGCCACGCCGATGCCCGCGACCGGGGCGCCCTTGGCCTGCACCGGGGTGCCGCCCGCGAGGAAGAGGGTGCCGGGGATGTCCTTCAGGTTCGGGGCCTGCGCGAGGCGGCCCGCGAGCACGGAGGTCGGGGCGTTCCAGGACACGGCGGTGAAGGCCTTGCGCTGCGCCGACTCGTAGGACTGCGGGCCCGCGCCGTCGCCGCGCAGGGTCACGATGGTGTTCCCGTTGCGGTCGACGACCGCGACGGTCACCTTCTGGTTCTCCTTCTCGGCGGCTTCCAGCGCGGCCTGGGCGGCGCGGGTGGCGGCGTCGATCGTGAGGTGGGTGGAGGTGGTGAAGTTCCGGTCGTTGTCCTTCTTGGCGGAGGCAGCCGCCGGGGCGGGCGCGGCGGTGGCGCTGACGGCGCCGAAGGTGCCGGCGCCGAGCGCGACGGCGAGGGCGGTACCGGTGAGAACGCGGGTGCGGGTGTTCATGTCTGCTGCTCCTGTGAACGTCGGCTCGGCGGGCGGTCCTGCCGTGTCCTGCCGTGTTCCCACCCTCTCCCCGCACCCCCCGCCCACCCGTCCCCGTACCGGCTCCCAACGGCCAGCGCACCGGTTGACCCCGGGGTCAACCGATCGGCTGATGCGGCGGGGTTCCGGCGACGGCTTACCTGGTCTCCCGCCGCTCCCCGGGGCTCCGCCCCGGACCCCGCGCCTCAAACTCCCCCAGACTTCGTCCGGGACCCCCTGACGGGGCTGGATGTATCCAGCCCGTCCGGCGTTTGAGGACCGGGTCCGGGCAGCGCCCGGGGAACGGTGGAAGGGCGGGTAGGGGAGAGCCCCGCGCAGCGGCACCCATCGCAACCACCCCGCACCATGGACATACGCACCAAAACCCAGGAGCCCCCGTGACCAGCGCGCCCCCACACCGTGGGATCCCCACCCCACCCCAACAGAACACCCGCGCCCTCGCCACGGTCATGCACACCACCTTCTTCCTCCTCCTCGGCGCCTCCGTGGCCCGCTTCCTCCTGCGCCACCCCGGCGAGCCCCGCACCCCGTGGATCCTGGCCCTCGGCATCACCCTGGCCCTGCTCTACGTCCTCGGCCCCGCCCTCGGTACCGCAGCCCCCACCCTGCGAAGGCTCCTCTGGCTCGGCCTGGTCGTCGCCGTCTGGGTGGTCCTCGTCGTCCTCGCGCCGAGCTTCGCCTGGTGTGCGGTGCCGCTCTTCTACACCGCGCTGCGCACCCTCCCGCCCCGCGCGGCCGTGGTCCTCGTCGCGCTGCTGACGGTGTTCGTCGTGGCCGCCCAGCTCCAGCTGTCCGCCCGTACGGGCGCCGGCGAGCCCTTCGACCCCAACCTGCTGCTCGCCCCGCCCGCCGTCGCCGCGCTCGCGACCGCCGTGTTCATCCACATGGAGCGCCAGGGCCGGGCCCAGCGCACCCTGATCGACGACCTGATCCGCACCCGCCGGGAACTCGCCGCCACCGAACGCCGCGAAGGCACCCTCGCCGAGCGTCAGCGCCTGTCCATGGAGATCCACGACACCCTGGCCCAGCACCTGTCCAGTCAGCAGATGCTGCTGCAGGCCGCCGACCGCACCTGGGACACGGATCCGGGCACCGCCCGCGCGCACGTCCGTACCGCCACGGACATCACGGCCCGCGGCCTCGCCGAGGCCCGCCGACTGGTCCACGACCTCGCGCCCCGCGAACTCGCCGACGGCGCGGGCCTCGCCGACGCCCTGCGTGCCCTGGGCGCGGGCCCCGACATCGAGGTCCGCTTCCACCTGGAGGGCACCCCGGTCCCGCTGCCCGACCGCGCGGAGTCGGCCCTGCTGCGCATCGCGCAGGGCGCGCTGGCGAACGTACGGGAACACGCGCGGGCCCGTACCGCCGCCATCACCCTGAGCTTCCTGGGCGACCAGGTGGTCCTGGACATCGCGGACGACGGCCACGGCTTCGCCCAGGACACGGCACTGGACACGGGACCGGAGAACCGGGGCCACGGCCTCCCCGCGATGCGCGCCCGCGTCCGCCAGCTCGGCGGCACCCTGACCATCGAATCCACCCCGGGCGAGGGCACCGTCCTCTCGGCCGCGATCCCCGTGTCGCCCTCGATCCCCCTGGAGCCCACACCATGACGACGATCCTCCTGTGCGACGACCACGTCGTGGTCCGCGCCGGACTGCTCGCCCTCCTCGGCAGCGAACCGGACATCGAGGTCCTCGGCGAGGCCGGCAGCGGCGAGGAGGCGGTCGCGCTGGCGGCGAAGCTCCGCCCCGACGTGGTCCTCATGGACCTCCAGCTCGGCGAGGGCATCGACGGGGTCGAGGCCACGCGCCGCATCACGGCGGGCCAGAACCCGCCCCACGTCCTGGTCCTGACCACCTACGACACGGACGCGGACATCACCCGGGCCATCGGCGCGGGCGCCACGGGCTACCTGCTCAAGGCCGAGCGCCCGGAGGAGCTCTTCTCCGCGATCCACTCGGCGGCGCAGGGCCGCACCACCCTCTCCCCGCCCGTGGCCAGCCGCGTGATGGCCCACATGCGCGGAACCCGCCCCACCCTGACGGACCGTGAACTCGACATCCTCGGCCAGCTGGCCCGCGGCCTCGGCAACCGCGACATCGCCCGCGCACTGTTCATCAGCGAAGCCACGGTCAAGACCCACCTGGGCCGCATCTACGACAAACTCGGCGTCGACACCCGCGCGGGCGCGGTGGCCGTGGCCAAGGAGCAGCGCCTCCTCTCCTGAGACCCGGCCGGCCCGACCCGGCCGGCCCGACCCGGCCGGCCCGACCCCGGTCGATCGGTCGCCGAGGTGGGGGGACCGCCGGGGGCGTGACACCATCGGGTACGTGCTCGACATCGGCTACTCCCTCTCCCGGCGCTTCCCCGACCCCCCGCAGACCGACTACCGCTCGGCGGACGTCCACTCGCTGCGCCACGACCTGTTCTGCGGTGACGTCTACCTCGCCGACACCAACGCGGACCGGGAAGTGTCCACAGCCTGGGGATGGGTGCCGGTACTGGACTTCGCCTGGGCGCTCTGCGACATCGTCGAGCAGCTCGACCAGGACCCGCGCGGCAGCCGCTCCGCCAACCGGCAGTACGCCGAGCTCGATTTCACCGAGTCCAGCGACCGCATGCTCTTCGAGCGCCGCTTCGGCTGGGTCGACGTCGAGGCCGACTGGATGCCGTCGGAGGAGGACCCGCTGACCTTCAGCCACCGCCTGCTGCGCCGCGAGGCCCGGGACTTCCTCCACGACCTGATCGCGGACCTCGTCGACATGCACGAGGGGCTCGGCGACAACCCGGTCATCTGGTCCCTCCAGTCCCGCTTCCCCCGCGTCCCGGCGTAGTCGGCCCGGCCCGCGCCCCGGCCTGCGTCTCCTCCGACGCCGACGCCGACGCCATCGACGCCGCCTACGCCACCACCCGCAGCCCCAGCTGCGCGGCCATCGCCGGCGCCAGTTCGAAGAGCTGCGCCGGGCTGATCACCGCCCCCGCCAGCGCCTCCACCCCGCGCGCGATGTCCAGCTCCGCCACCCCCCGCAGGTCGACGTCCGTCAGCCGCGCCCCCGTGAAATCGGCCCCGCGCAGCGTGCAGTCCTTGAACTCCACCCGCTCCAGCACCGCCCCCGCGAAGTCCGGCTCCACCAGGACGCACCCCTCGAAGACCACGTCCTTGAGCCGCGCCGTACGCAGATTCAGATAGTCGATCTTCCCTCCGCGCACCAGGACCCGCTCCAGCACGGCCCCGTGCAGCTGCACACCGCCCAGCCGGGCCTCCAGCAGTTCCACGTCCCGCAGCGAAGCCCCCGACAGGTCGGTCCCGACTCCCCGGACCCCCTCCAGGACCGAGTCCAGGAACCGCGCCTTGGCCAGGCCGGTCTCGTCCAGCGCGCAGCGGCGCAGGGCACAGTCCATGAACCGGGCTCCGACCCCGTCCTGGCCCACCAGGTCCGCGTCGAGGAGCTCCAGCCCGTCGTAGTCCCCGTCCGGCTCCAGCTCACCGTCCTCCCACGCGCTCAGCTCCGGCAGCCGCACCTCCGGCCGCCGCGCCGCCTTCACACCCTGCTCGTGCCCTTTGCGTGCCATTCCCCCATCCTGGACCACCCCACTGACAGACCCGCGATCACGCGCACCCTCCTTGACCTCAACCCCGCTTGAGGTAACAGGCTGACCGCATGACCACCACCCCGGCACCCGCACCCGTACCCGCACCGGCACCGGCACCCGCCCCCGGAGCCCCGGGCGCCCCCGGTGCCATGCACGCCGTCCGGCTCCACGCCTTCGGCCCCGCCGAGAACCTCACCTACGAACCCGCGCCGCTCCCCGTCCCCGCCCCCGGCCAGGTCCGCATCGCCGTGGCCGCCGCCGGGGTCCACCTCCTCGACACCTCGCTCCGCCGCGGCGTCCAGGGCCCGCCCGCACCCCTCCCCGAGCTCCCGACCATCCCCGGCCGCGAGGTCGCCGGGACCGTGGACGCCCTCGGCCCCGGCGCCGACCCGGCCTGGCTCGGCACCCCCGTCGTCGTCCACCTCGGATTCGCCCCCGGCGGCTACGCCGAGTACGCCGTCGCCGACGCCGACCGGCTGCACGCCATCCCGGCCGGCCTCGAGCCCGCCACCGCCGTCGCCATGATCGGCACCGGCCGCACCACGCTCGGGATCCTCCAGTTCGCCGACCTCGGCCCCGGCTCCGTCGCCCTGGTCCCCGCCGCCGCGGGCGGCATCGGCACGCTGCTCGTCCAGTACGCGAAGCAGGCCGGAGCCACCGTCGTCGCCCTCGCGGGCGGGCCCGGCAAAACCGCCCTGGCCGCCGCCAACGGCGCCGACCTCGCCCTCGACTACACCCGCCCCGACTGGGCCGAAGCCGTCCGCGCGCACCACCCCGGCGGCGCCACCGTCCTCTTCGACTCCGTCGGCGGGACCGTCGCCCGCACCGCGCTCGACCTCCTCGCCGACGGCGCCGCCCACCTCGTCTTCGGCTGGTCCGGCGGCCCGATCCCGCTCACCGACGCCGACCGGGCCGCCCTCGACGCCCGCGGTGTCACCACGCGCAACGTCCTCGGCCCCGCCATGCTCCAGCGCGCCGGCGGCGACGACCCGATGCGCCTCCTCGAAACCCGCGCCCTCGCCGAAGCCGCCTCCGGCCGCCTGCACCCCGCCCTCCGGCGCTACCCCCTCGCCCGGGCGGCCACGGCCCACCGCGACCTGGAGAACCGCGCCACCACCGGAAAGGTCGTCCTGGAGCCGTAGGCCGCGTCGGCCCTAGATGTTCTGTCCCGGGAGGTTGTGGACGGGTGAGCCAGGTCTCGGCTGAGGGATCTTGAAGGGTGTGACCCGGATACGCCGGAAACCCGCCAGAACTTGATCTTGGCCTGCTGGGCGCCTGACGCTGTCGGGGATCTTGGCGATGACGGTCGGCCATGCCCTCGACATCTCAGTCTCCAAGATCCCCGACCTCGTCACCCGCGATCAGCTCTGCGTCTCCTCGCGGCGTCCAACAGCGGCCGCACCGGGTACGACGAGCAGCTTGCCGGTGGTACGCCGAGCCTCCAGATCGCTGTGGGCCTGGGCGGCCTCGGACAATGCGTAGCGGCCCGTTACGGTGACCTCAAGCGCCTTGGAGCGCACCCACTCGAACACATCGGCGGCCCGTCGGAGCAGTTCGGACCGATCGGCGATGAAGTCCCCGAGGCTGGGCCGGATCAGGGTCAGCGAACCGCCGTGGGCGAGCCGAATCGGATCAAACGGCGGCACGGCACCACTTGCCGCGCCGAAGAGCACGAGATGGCCGCGGGTTCGCAGGCTGGCGAGGCTCGCATCGAAGGTGTGCGCGCCGACGCCGTCGAAGACAACCGGCAGTCCCTGACCGCCGTTGAGCCGCCTCACCTCGGCTGCGAGATCGTCGACCGCGGAGGAAAGGATCACCTCGGCGGCCCCGGCACGCTTCGCCAGCTCGGCCTTCGCCGTGGTCGAGGTCGTGCCGATCACCCTGCCGCCGAGATGGGTGATGAGCTGGGTCAAAAGCAGCCCCATGCCGCCGGCAGCCGCGTGCACGAGCACCGTGTCGCCCCCCTGAACCGGGTAGGCGTCCTTGATGAGATAGTGCGCGGTCATGCCTTGGAGGAGCACGGCGGCGGCTGTCTCGAAGCCGATGTCGTCGGGCAGCGGCACCAGTCGGGAGGAGTCCACGACGGCCCGCTCGGCATACGTGCCGGGAATCTCCACCCAACCGACCCGGTCCCCGACTGCGACGTCAGCGACGCCGGGTCCAACTTCGACGACCGTGCCGGCGCCCTCAGCGCCCGGGGTGAAGGGCAGCGGGAGGCTGTACCGGCCTTCGCGGTGGTAGACGTCGAGGAAGTTGACCCCGGATGCGGCGACCTCCACGACCGCCTCGCCCGGACCCGGCCGCGGCTGGTCCACCTCGGCCTCCTGCAGCACCTCGGGACCGCCCACTTCGTACACCTGAATCGCTCGCATGGCCCTCCAATAACGGCTCATCCCCCACCAACCCCGTTGATGGCTCGTCCCCCACCAACCCCGTTGATGGCGATCCGATTCCCGGCAAGCAGACCATCCCGCCGCTTCCGCACCGCCGTACGGCCACCCACCACAACCGGCGTAGCCTCCGGCAGCTCCACCGCGCGGCGCACGAAATCGACCACCGCCTCCGGATACTCCTCCGGCCTCGGGAACCGGCCCATCCGCTGGTACGACTTCAACGCCAGCAGCAGGGCCAACTGATCTCCATCCGCTCCGCCGCCCACGCCGCATCGTGCCGCGAGGCAGAAGGCCCGTAGCCACGACAGCCCAACGCACGACGCGGTAAACCACCGGCTCAACCCCGATGGGCCGACCGGTACCGCGCCCTGGGCGAAGCGGGCATGGGTGACCGCTCCAGCCGTCCCATCACACGCCGCGCCGGACACAAGGTCCTGGGCCGGCAAGCGGGCCGCAAGCCGCGGCCCCAACCTGACGAGGCAATACGCCTAGACCGACCCCAGCTCCGACAGCGCCCCGTCCGTCAGCCGGTACACCGACCACTCGTCCTGCGGCCGCGCGCCCAGGGCCTCGTAGAAGGCGATCGTCGGCTCGTTCCACTTCAGGACCGACCACTCCAGCCGCTCGTAGCCGCGCTCCACGCAGATCCGCGCCAACTCCCGCAGCAGCGCCTTCCCGTGGCCGCCGCCGCGCACGCCGGGGCGTACGTACAGGTCCTCCAGGTAGATGCCGTGCACCCCGCGCCACGTCGAGAAGCTGAGGAACCACAGCGAGAACCCGACCGCCTCGCCCTCCGGCGTCTGCGCGATGTGCGCGAACGCCGCCGGCCGCTCCCCGAACAGCGCCTCCCTCAGCTGCTCTTCGGTGGCGCGCGCCTCGTCGGGCACCTTCTCGTAGTCCGCGAGCTCGCGGATCATGGCGTGGATCACGGGGATGTCGCTGACGACTGCGTTACGGATCATCCCCGCACCCTACGAGGCCACCTGGGCCCGGTGCCCGCCCCCACCTGCGCCCCCGCCCGTGCCGCCGCCCTCACGCCCGCAGCGACTCCGCGACCGCCAGCTGGGCCTGCGCGGGCTGGTCCCCGTCCTCCAGGTCCCACAGGCAGTTCTGCAGCACCCGGCCCAGCGTCCAGGCCCGCGCCCGTTCCCGGTCGGCCCCCACCGCCTCCGCCAGCAGATCGAAGCGCCACCGCACCTCCCGCGCCCGGAAGTTGTTCACCAGCGCGGGCAGCAGCTCGAAGCCCGGATCGCCGGACAGCGGCTTCGGATCGATCGCCAGCCACTCCGCACGGCCGCTACCGGCGCCCCCGGCTCCCCCGGCGCCCGCCAGCACGTTCTCGTAGTGCAGGTCCCAGTGCAGCAGCCGGTCCCCCGGTTCCCCCGCCACCTCCGCGACCGCCGCCGCGCAGTCCGCGACCAGCCCCCGCGCCCGGCCGTCCGCCACCTGCTCCAGCGCGCCCGGCACCGCCTCCAGCATCCCCGCCGCGATGTCCCCCAGCCGCCGCAGCCCCGCCGGTGCGGGCACCGCCGTCAGCCGGGCCAGCAGCTCCCCGACGACCGCCACCGCGCGCCGGGAGTCCCGTACCGCCAGTGCCGACAGGGGCCGACCCTCGTCGAGGCGTTCCAGCAGCAGCGTCCCGGTGGCCGCGTCGGACTCCAGCAGCCGTACGCAGCCCTCCCCGGCCCAGGCGCGCAGCGCGAGCGCCTCCCCCGCGTTCTCCTCGTCCGGCGCGGGCAGCTTCAGCGCGGCCGCCGTCCCGTCCTCCCGTTCCACCGGGAGCACCAGGGCCGTCACCCCGTGCATCCCGGGCCCCGTGGTCCGCAGCTCCCACCGCTCCAGGAACAGCGCCACCCGGGCCGGCAGCCCGTCGACGAACTCCCGCCCGGCCGCGCCGTTGTCACCGAGCTGCGCCCGCACCAGCCCGTCCGGAATCCGGCCGCCCCAGCCGAGCCCGCCCTCACCCTCACCCAAGCGCATCCGCCGAGCCTACGAAGCCCCGACCCCAACCGCCTTCAACGTCTCCGCGAACCCCTTCGCGTCGAACATCGACCCGTCCTTCGCCCCGACCGGCTTCCCGTCCGCCAGCACCAGCGGCGTCCCCTGCGCCCCCGTCGCCTCGAAGCCCTTCTCGGCCTCGCCGACCCACTCCTTGTACTTCTGGTCCTTCACGGCCTTGTCGAACTCCGCCCCGCGCAACCCCGGCACCGCGTCCGCGATCTTCAGCAGCACCTCGTCGGTGAACCTCCCCTTCGGCTGGCTCGCGAAGACCGCCGCGTGGTACTCCGCGAACTTCCCGGCGTCGACCGACGCGCGCAGCGCGTTCACCGCCCTGACCGAACCGCTCTGCCCGCCCTGGTCCAGGAACGAAGCCAGCCGGTACTCGACCTTCACCTGCCCGGCATCCGCGAGCTTGAACAGCGTTTCGCCGCCCGCCTCCTCGAACTTCGCGCAGTAGCCGCACTTCGGGTCCACCATCACCTGCACGGTGCACGGCGCGTCCGGCCTGCCCACGACGACCCTGTCCCCGTCGACCGCGGCCGGCAGCTTCGCGAGCCGATCGGCGATCGGGCTGGTCCGCACCTGCACGTCGGAGGCGACCGAGGACGCCCCGTCGCCCGTCGCCCCGGACCCGCAGCCGATGACCGCCCCGCCCAGCAGTGCCACCGACGCAACCGCCGCGACCACCCGTCCCGCCACCACAACCCGCACCATACGAACCGCACCTCTCATACAAAAAGCCAACAAAACCCCCGCCTCACCCTAAAGACGGAACCCCCTCCCCCACATCAACCATTCGGCCACCCCTCGCACCTCAAAACCCGACATCACGACCCTGGACACCCCTCCGAAACGCGGTGTACCAACTCCCCCATGACCATCAACGGCGGAATTTCCTTCTGGTACGCGACGGACGAGACCGCCACCGACCACCCACCCCGCACCCCTCTCACCGGCGACGCCACCGCCGACGTCGTCATCGTCGGCGGCGGCTACACCGGCCTGTGGACCGCCTACTACCTCAAGACCGCCGCCCCCGACCTGCGCGTCACCGTCCTGGAGCAGAAGTTCTGCGGCTACGGGGCCTCCGGCCGCAACGGCGGCTGGCTCTACAACGGGATCGCCGGCCGCGACCGCTACGCCGCCCTCCACGGCCACCAGGCCGCCCAGCGCCTCCAGCACGCCATGAACGACACCGTCACCGAAGTCATCGACGTGGCCGCCAAGGAGAGCATCGACGCGGACATCCACCGCGGCGGAGTCCTCGAAATCGCCCGCACCCCCGCCCAACTGACCCGCCTCAAGGCCTTCCACGCCGCCGAGCTCGCCTTCGGCGAAGCGGACCGCGAGCTCTACGACGCCACCGACGCCCGGGCCCGCATCAACGTCGCCGACGCCGTCGGCGCCAGCTGGACCCCGCACGGAGCCCGCATCCACCCCCTGAAGCTGGTCAAGGGACTGGCGGCCGCCTGCGAACGCCTGGGCGTGGTCATCCACGAATCCACCCCCGTCACCGAGATCGCCCCGCGCCGGGCCCTCACCCCCTACGGCACGGTCCGCGCCCCGTACGTACTGCGCTGCACCGAGGGCTTCACCGCCGCCCTCAAGGGCCAGAAGCGCTCGTGGCTCCCCATGAACTCCTCGATGATCGCGACGGCCCCCCTCTCTCCGGACGTCTGGTCCCAGCTCAACTGGTCCGGCGCCGAAACCCTCGGCGACATGGCCCACGCGTACATGTACGCGCAGCGCACCGCCGACGACCGCATCGCCATCGGAGGCCGCGGAGTCCCGTACCGCTACGGCTCCCGCACCGACAACGACGGCCGCACCCAGCCCGCCACGATCGCCGCCCTCACCCACCTCCTGGAGTCCTTCTTCCCGACCCTCACGGGAGTGGAGATCACCCACGCCTGGTCCGGCGTCCTGGGCGTCCCCCGCGACTGGTGCGCCACGGTCACCCTGGACTCCACGACGGGCCTCGGCTGGGCCGGCGGCTACGTCGGCTCCGGCGTGGCCACCGCCAACCTCGCGGCCCGCACCCTGCGCGACCTGGTCCTGGGCGACAAGACGGACCTCACCACCCTCCCCTGGGTCAACCACCGCGTCCGCCGCTGGGAGCCGGAGCCCTTCCGCTGGCTCGGCGTCCAGGCCCTCTACGCCGCCTACCGCGAGGCCGACCGCCGCGAATCCACCACCCACACCCCGACCACAACCCCCTTGGCCCGCCTGGCAGACCGCATCTCGGGCCGCGGCTGACAAGACGACGGAAGGCCCCGGGTGATCACCCGGGGCCTTCCGCTTCCGTACGAATCCCCTTGGCCGACAAGCTTCTGACCTGGGACGGGGCCCCCTGTCGGATTCGAACCGACGACCTACGCATTACAAGTGCGTTGCTCTGGCCGGACTGAGCTAAGGAGGCATACGACCCCGTGCAGCGCACGGAATCGCCTTCACTCTACACATCGGCGAGACCACGCAGCGAAGGGCTTTCCGCCCCTTTACCGCAGCTGCGGGTACCCGCAGCGGGCAACCCGCGGACCCACCGCCTCCAGCGGCAGTCCCGGGTTCAGGGCGTCCACGATCTCCTGCGTGAGCGGGCGCAGCTCCCACAGGTGGCGGATCGCGTCCAGGGGGAGGTCGGCCTCGTAGTAGTCCTCGGCGAAGGCGCGGTAGGCCTCCGGGGTGCCTGCCGCGAGGACCTCGAAAAGGTCGTCCACCCCGTCCGCGTAGGGCTCGTCCGCCGGGAAGTCGACCTTGCCCGCCCGCCAGGCCGTGTCTGCGGTCTCACGCCAGAAGACGGCCGTGGCCTGGAGCACGCCCTCCTCCTCGCAGAAGGCCGGCTCCGTCAGCTGCGGGCGGAAGACCTCCGGTATGCCGTCCAGCAGTCCGGGCCACAGCGCCGTGTCCTCGTCGCCCCACGGGCTCATGGGCGACTCGTGGGCGAACCCGAGTCCGAAGACCCCGTGTTCCGTGAAGACGATCGCGTACTCGTCGCCCGAGCCGTTCTCCATGAAGGCCGCCTCCTCGCCCGGGCCCCACGCGGGGTCGTAGGAGAAGTAACCGCCGTCCTGGTTGCCGCTGATCACCAGTTCCAGTGCCGCCAGCGCCCGGCACCGGTCGCGCAGGGTCTGCGGGTCGGGCAGGGCGCGTGTCAGGTCGTAGATGGTCATGGGCGTGATCAAAGCAGCCGCCTCTGACAGTCGCCCGCGGAGGTCGGGGAAGTCACTGCGGTCCGGGTACTGACAGGAGGGGCGCGGCCCGGTAGCGTCGGGCGGAGTCCAGGTCACTGGACTAGACCTTCCACTCGGATCGTCCGGCACGTTCCTGCCGGTAGAAGGGATTCATCACCATGGCTTCTGTCACTTTCGACAAGGCGACCCGTCTGTACCCCGGCGGCGACAAGCCCGCCGTCGACCAGCTGGAGCTGGAGATCGCGGACGGCGAGTTCCTCGTCCTCGTCGGCCCCTCCGGCTGCGGCAAGTCCACCTCGCTGCGCATGCTCGCCGGCCTGGAGGACGTCAACGGCGGCGCCATCCGCATCGGTGACCGCGACGTCACGCACCTGCCGCCCAAGGACCGGGACATCGCGATGGTGTTCCAGAACTACGCGCTGTACCCGCACATGTCCGTCGCCGACAACATGGGCTTCGCGCTCAAGATCGCCGGTGAGGACAAGGCCACCATCCGCAAGAAGGTGGAGGACGCGGCGAAGATGCTGGACCTGACCCAGTACCTCGACCGCAAGCCGAAGGCGCTCTCCGGCGGCCAGCGCCAGCGCGTCGCGATGGGTCGCGCGATCGTCCGCAAGCCGCAGGTGTTCCTCATGGACGAGCCGCTGTCGAACCTCGACGCCAAGCTCCGCGTGTCCACCCGCACCCAGATCGCCGCGCTCCAGCGCGACCTGGGCATCACCACCGTCTACGTCACCCACGACCAGGTCGAGGCCAT contains these protein-coding regions:
- a CDS encoding aminoglycoside phosphotransferase family protein, which codes for MRLGEGEGGLGWGGRIPDGLVRAQLGDNGAAGREFVDGLPARVALFLERWELRTTGPGMHGVTALVLPVEREDGTAAALKLPAPDEENAGEALALRAWAGEGCVRLLESDAATGTLLLERLDEGRPLSALAVRDSRRAVAVVGELLARLTAVPAPAGLRRLGDIAAGMLEAVPGALEQVADGRARGLVADCAAAVAEVAGEPGDRLLHWDLHYENVLAGAGGAGGAGSGRAEWLAIDPKPLSGDPGFELLPALVNNFRAREVRWRFDLLAEAVGADRERARAWTLGRVLQNCLWDLEDGDQPAQAQLAVAESLRA
- a CDS encoding DsbA family protein encodes the protein MVRVVVAGRVVAAVASVALLGGAVIGCGSGATGDGASSVASDVQVRTSPIADRLAKLPAAVDGDRVVVGRPDAPCTVQVMVDPKCGYCAKFEEAGGETLFKLADAGQVKVEYRLASFLDQGGQSGSVRAVNALRASVDAGKFAEYHAAVFASQPKGRFTDEVLLKIADAVPGLRGAEFDKAVKDQKYKEWVGEAEKGFEATGAQGTPLVLADGKPVGAKDGSMFDAKGFAETLKAVGVGAS
- a CDS encoding NAD(P)/FAD-dependent oxidoreductase: MTINGGISFWYATDETATDHPPRTPLTGDATADVVIVGGGYTGLWTAYYLKTAAPDLRVTVLEQKFCGYGASGRNGGWLYNGIAGRDRYAALHGHQAAQRLQHAMNDTVTEVIDVAAKESIDADIHRGGVLEIARTPAQLTRLKAFHAAELAFGEADRELYDATDARARINVADAVGASWTPHGARIHPLKLVKGLAAACERLGVVIHESTPVTEIAPRRALTPYGTVRAPYVLRCTEGFTAALKGQKRSWLPMNSSMIATAPLSPDVWSQLNWSGAETLGDMAHAYMYAQRTADDRIAIGGRGVPYRYGSRTDNDGRTQPATIAALTHLLESFFPTLTGVEITHAWSGVLGVPRDWCATVTLDSTTGLGWAGGYVGSGVATANLAARTLRDLVLGDKTDLTTLPWVNHRVRRWEPEPFRWLGVQALYAAYREADRRESTTHTPTTTPLARLADRISGRG
- a CDS encoding sn-glycerol-3-phosphate ABC transporter ATP-binding protein UgpC gives rise to the protein MASVTFDKATRLYPGGDKPAVDQLELEIADGEFLVLVGPSGCGKSTSLRMLAGLEDVNGGAIRIGDRDVTHLPPKDRDIAMVFQNYALYPHMSVADNMGFALKIAGEDKATIRKKVEDAAKMLDLTQYLDRKPKALSGGQRQRVAMGRAIVRKPQVFLMDEPLSNLDAKLRVSTRTQIAALQRDLGITTVYVTHDQVEAMTMGDRVAVLKDGLLQQVDTPRNMYDRPANLFVAGFIGSPAMNLVEVPITDGGVKFGDSVVPVSREALTAAADAGDRTVTVGVRPEHFDVAETGGLTITVNVVEELGADGYVYGSTSHSEGSQDIVVRVNGRQVPEKGSTLHVVPRADEIHVFSTSSGARLSNSGSRFTK